CGCCGGTTCCCGAGGCGGCACGGTGGTGAATGCGCTCCTGCACCATTGCCGGGATCTCTCGGGTGTCGGCGGCGTCGAGCGCCCCGGCATCGTGCACCGTCTCGACAAGGACACCTCGGGCGTCCTGGCCGTCGCCAAGAACGATCTGGCGCACCGTGCCCTGGCCGCCCAGTTCAAGGCGCGCGAGGTCGAGAAGGTCTACGAAGCCCTGGTCTGGGGCCGTCCGAGCGCCGGTCGAGGCGTCGTCGATTCCGCCATCGGTCGCCACCCGACTGCCCGCACCCGGATGACGGTGCGCCCGGACGGGCGTCCCTCCCGGACCGCCTACCGGGTCCTCTACACCCGCGGCCCGGTGTCCTTCCTTGAAATCCGGCCGGAGACCGGCAGGACACACCAGATTCGCGTGCATCTCAGCTCGATGTCCCATCCGGTCGTCGGCGATCGCCTGTACGGTGGCCGGAGGGACCCGAACCGGGCCGGCCCGCCCTTCGGGGAGATCCTGCGGTCCTATGCCGGCCTGGCGCTGCACGCGCGGCGCCTCGCGTTCACCCACCCGCGGACCGGCGAGCGTCTGGCCTTCGAGGCCCCGCGCCCTCGGGAGCTTCAGGCCCTTCTGGACCGGCTCGAGCGTCTTCCGGGCCCGGCCGCCGCCGGAGCTTCGAGATGAAGGCGAAATTCGCAATCATCGGGGCGGGACGCCTCGGCCGCACCCTGGGGCGGCTGCTGACGCTCCGCGGGTACCAGCCCACGGGCCTGTCCTGCCGCACCCTTCAATCCGCCCGGCTGGCGCGGGCGTTCATCGGCGGCGGCGAGCCCACGACCTCGAACGTCCAGGCCGCGGCGCGCGCCCGTCTTGTCCTCATCGCCACGCCGGATCGCGAAATAGTCCCCGTGGCGCGCGAGCTGGCGCGGAGCCGGGTGCCATGGGCCGGGAGGGTCGTGTTCCACACCAGCGGGGCGATCTCCTCGGCCGCCCTCGACCCCTTGAAGAGACGCGGGGGGCTGGTCGCCTCGGTTCACCCGCTGGCGAGCATCGCCGCTCCCAGGCGGGACGTCGATCTGCGCGGCACGCCGTTCGCCATCGAGGGCGATCCCGGCGCCGTGCGGCCCCTGCGGCGGCTGGTCATCGAGGTCGGCGGCACTCCGGTCACGATTCCCCGGCAGGCGAAGGCCCTGTATCACCTGATCGCGTGCATGCTCTCCAACGACCTCGTGGCGTTTCTCGCGGGGGGATTTGAGGCCGCGCGCGGCCTCGGCCTGGGGTCGCGCCAGGCCGCGCGCCTGTACATGCCGCTGATCCGGGGCACGGTGGATAATGTGGCCCGGCTCGGGCCCGTCAGGGCGTTGACGGGGCCGGTCTCGCGCGGGGACATCGCGACCCTGCGGCTCCATGGCGAGGCGCTGCGCACCCTGCCCGCGGAAATGCGCCGGGTGCACCGGGCCCTTGCGCTCCGCTCGGTCGGCCTGGCGCTCGAGGCCCGGACCATCACGCCTGAGGTGGCGGCCCGACTGGCCCGATTGCTCGGATCGCTGCCCTAGGATGTCCGAGTATGGGGCCGGGCCGCAACCATCCTTGATCTTGCCGCTCTGCGAAATTACCTTCCAGAAATGAAGAGGGGTGAAGGATGCCGTCGTCCGAGGCGCGGCTATTCGATTCCGTCGATGCAGAATCCGTTCGGGAAGCTGGACGGCGAGAGCATCCCGGGCTCGCCTTTGCAGTTACGGAGGTCTGTCTGCTGCGAGAAGCCGTGCAGCAGGCAGCAGCCGCACGAGTCGCCTGCGCAGGCGAACCGGCTTTCGTCGGATACGGCGA
Above is a genomic segment from Candidatus Polarisedimenticolia bacterium containing:
- a CDS encoding Rossmann-like and DUF2520 domain-containing protein; its protein translation is MKAKFAIIGAGRLGRTLGRLLTLRGYQPTGLSCRTLQSARLARAFIGGGEPTTSNVQAAARARLVLIATPDREIVPVARELARSRVPWAGRVVFHTSGAISSAALDPLKRRGGLVASVHPLASIAAPRRDVDLRGTPFAIEGDPGAVRPLRRLVIEVGGTPVTIPRQAKALYHLIACMLSNDLVAFLAGGFEAARGLGLGSRQAARLYMPLIRGTVDNVARLGPVRALTGPVSRGDIATLRLHGEALRTLPAEMRRVHRALALRSVGLALEARTITPEVAARLARLLGSLP
- a CDS encoding RluA family pseudouridine synthase → MPPRTRARAGRRHLTLDLPAESRGQRLDRTLAERLPGESRAALQRLMRGGRVLVAGRPARPSDRVRGGERVEIDRPAPVPSALAAEDLPLTILHEDADLLVLDKPPGQTVHPGAGSRGGTVVNALLHHCRDLSGVGGVERPGIVHRLDKDTSGVLAVAKNDLAHRALAAQFKAREVEKVYEALVWGRPSAGRGVVDSAIGRHPTARTRMTVRPDGRPSRTAYRVLYTRGPVSFLEIRPETGRTHQIRVHLSSMSHPVVGDRLYGGRRDPNRAGPPFGEILRSYAGLALHARRLAFTHPRTGERLAFEAPRPRELQALLDRLERLPGPAAAGASR